GCGTGACGCCGCCGCGTCCAGGCGCGAGCACGTACTCGGATGCGATGTTCACCTTCGCCTTCGCGAGCTTCGAGGTCACGCGTGCGAGGGCCCCGGGCTTGTCCTGGATGCGGACCTCGACCGCCTTGCGCTCTATCGCGCGCAGTCCCGCCTTCTTGAGTGCCCGGCGCGTCTTCGCGGTGTCCTTGTCCTTGACGACGAACCCGACGGTCCCCTTGCCCGCACTCGTCGACGCCGATGTGCCCCACAGATTCACGCCACCATCCGCGAGCGCTTGCGCCGCGGCCGCGAGCGAACCAGGTCGGTCCCGAAGCTTCACGATGAATTCAGTCGCCATGTACGTCCTCCCCCTTTTGCATTTGACGGATTGTGGAACTTTCAGTCAACCCTGTCGGCTGATAGTGTGCGCCGCGGTGTCCGACCGCGGACAACTTGGGGAGGCGAGGGATCTCGCATACGACCGCGCATCCGCGCGGCGTCAGGCTTTGGGCCGCATCCTCCGCCCTCGCGCTGATGCGATCCAGGACAGCACGCTCGGGCACGCCTACCGCGCCACGAACTTCCTCGGCTTCGGCGCCGTCGGGGCCAAGCGCTGGGCCTCGATCAGCAGCCGCGGACTGCCGAAGTTCCTCGACGCGCTCGAGGCCGGTGACGCCGAGCGGATCGTCCTGCTGGACCAGGCCGGCGCATTCATCACCGATCTCCGCGCGGCCGGCTTTCAGCGGTTCGCGATAAAGCCGCTCACCAGCCTCGGCTTCCGGCTCGCGCTGCGCGAGGTCGCGGCGCACGCGAAAGCCGAGGGCTTCGATCCCGAAGAGCTCGAGGAAGAGCTCCGCGTATTCCAGCGCAGCTTCGAGGCGCGCGTCGTCTACCGGAGCTGAGCGACTGGGATCCAGGCAACGGCTAGCGCGCCTTCGCGATCCCGTCGCGTATGACGCTCGCATCCATGACCTCGCCGCGCTCGATGTGCCGGATCACGCCCTGCCCATCGATGAAGAACGTCACGGGCAGACCGACGACGCCGTAGCGGCGCGTCGTCTGTCCGTCGAGGTCCAGGATCGGATCGAGGCGATCGAGCGCGAGCTGGTCGAAGAACGAGCGAGCTCGCGCCCCGTCCTCCTGCAGATCGACGGCGAGGAACACCGCGTCGGTCCCGCGCGCGACGCTGTTGAGCTCGGGCATCTCGGTGCGGCACGGCTTGCACCACGTCGCCCAGAAGTTCATCACGACGACCTTGCCGCGCAGGCTCGCGAGCGTGCGTGTCGATCCGTCGGGCGCGTTCCATTCGAAGTCCGGCGCCTGCGCGCCGATGCGCCCGGCCATATTCGGGCCGTCGATCTGCCTGCGTATGACGCCGACCGCCGTCGGCCCCGCTGCGGCCTGGTTCATCGGGAGCGACGGCCACACCAGCGCGACGAGCGAGGCGAGCGCGATCGCGCCGACCACGATCGCCGTGACGACCCGCGGCATGCGCGGGCGGTAATCGAGAGTGACGTCGTCGGTCACCTTAGTAGCGTAGGGCGCAGCGTGTCGCGCCTAGAGACCCGAATCTCGAATGGCTCGCGCCCAGGCCGCCACTGGGAGAGCCCCGCGCAGGAACGCGCCGGCCGCTGCCGCGCCGAGTGGAAGCGGCACCAGCAGCAGAGGCGCACGCGAGAAGAACAGCTCAGGCATCGAGGACGAGGTGAACGCCGCGGAATGGAACGCCGTGACGCCGGTCGCGATGAAGCCCCAGGACAGGATCAAACCCCAGCGCCACCACCACTCGGGCCATGCGAATCCGAAGAGAAGTCCCGCCGCGACCGCGTACGGCCAAACGCGGCCGGCCATGAATAGATAGGCCGCCAGGGCACCGTGCCAGTCGTCGTTCGTGGCGCTCCAAACCAGGTCGATCATCGCGACAAATCCAAGAACTCCGCCGATCGCTGCGGCGACGAGAACGCCCCACGTGCGACCGGCGGTTGCGCGGCCCCCGAGCAGCAGCCACAACCCGTAGAGCAGGGCCGCGGCCGACGCAAGCAGGAGCGGGACATTGCGCGGCTCGACTTGGAGGGCAAAGAACAGCATGGCGCTCGCGACCGCAACGACGATGCGAGCCCGGTTCGGATCCACGCTAGCGACATCGGGTCGCCGCCGGCGAGACGGCGCGTCGTGCGAGCGAAGGTGCGCGCGGCTTGTCGGTGCCGCCAGCGACTGCGAGCCGATGCTCCCATCCTTCTCGGTGACCTCAGCTCGTTCGCGCTGCGCACTCGCGTCCAACTCGCCAGCATCGCTGTTGGCGCGCGACACGGTCGGTTGCGGAGCCCGTTGGTCGAGGCGACGCCGCGCAGCCGCCCCAAGCCATGCCACGAGACAAATGAGCGGGATAAAGAGCACGGGCATCAGCACAGGCTCTACATCGACCGACGCGCACGGCGGCGCGATCGGGCACCCTCGATGAAGGAAAAAGCCGAGCAGCAGCTGCGGCCAGGTCAGCCACAGGCCCCAGCGCCAGGAGTGAAAGGGAAACTGCCAGCCGAGCACGAGCGCGACTGGCGCGATGAAGAGGCCGAGGACCGCGGTCCCAGTGAGCGCGTACTCGCCCGGTGGCCACGCGCTCCAGCCGAGGTCGCCCTCCATCGCCCAGGCGAACGCGGCCACGAAGGCGTAGAGGCTCGCGAGGACTGCGGCCATCACGGCCCCGACAGTCCAACGTCGTGTGCGCTGCGCAACGGCGATCGGCCGAGGCACTTCGTACTCCCTGACGCGCCGTATTCGCTCGGTAGCCTACGGCGCATTCGCGCGGGTGACGCGAGCCTTTGTGACTTGGCACGCGCACTCTACGTACCGAACTGAGCACCCACTACGTAATCCGACGGATGCGCGCGGCGACCGTCGTCGCTAAATTGCCGGTCATGAAGCTCGAGGCGCAGCCGGCAGGTCC
This portion of the Candidatus Limnocylindria bacterium genome encodes:
- a CDS encoding TlpA disulfide reductase family protein, translated to MTDDVTLDYRPRMPRVVTAIVVGAIALASLVALVWPSLPMNQAAAGPTAVGVIRRQIDGPNMAGRIGAQAPDFEWNAPDGSTRTLASLRGKVVVMNFWATWCKPCRTEMPELNSVARGTDAVFLAVDLQEDGARARSFFDQLALDRLDPILDLDGQTTRRYGVVGLPVTFFIDGQGVIRHIERGEVMDASVIRDGIAKAR
- a CDS encoding ACT domain-containing protein — its product is MATEFIVKLRDRPGSLAAAAQALADGGVNLWGTSASTSAGKGTVGFVVKDKDTAKTRRALKKAGLRAIERKAVEVRIQDKPGALARVTSKLAKAKVNIASEYVLAPGRGGVTLAFGVKDARKAEKALGRR